One genomic window of Providencia hangzhouensis includes the following:
- the fabF gene encoding beta-ketoacyl-ACP synthase II, with the protein MSKRRVVVTGLGMLSPVGNTVESSWKAVCDGQSGISLIDHFDTTNHATKFAGLVKDFNYEEFGISRKDAKKMDPFIQYGIAAGFQAFKDAGLEVTEANATRIGAAIGSGIGGLGLIQDNCESLLHGGPRKVSPFFVPSTIINMVAGHLSIMYGFRGPSISIATACTSGVHNIGHAARMIAYGDADVMVAGGAEKATTPLGVAGFGAARALSTRNDDPQAASRPWDKDRDGFVLGDGAGIIILEEYEHAKARGAKIYAEIAGFGMSSDAYHMTSPPENGAGAALAMENALNDAGIKASDVGYINAHGTSTPAGDLAEAQAVVNVFGEGTDVLVSSTKSMTGHLLGAAGAIESIFTILALCDQIVPPTINLDNPDEACKLDFVPGEARKVDNMEYALCNSFGFGGTNGSLIFRRYHGE; encoded by the coding sequence GTGTCTAAGCGTCGTGTAGTCGTAACCGGACTGGGCATGTTATCTCCTGTCGGCAACACAGTTGAGTCATCATGGAAAGCTGTTTGTGACGGACAGAGTGGTATCAGCCTAATCGATCATTTTGATACTACTAACCACGCAACTAAATTTGCTGGCTTAGTAAAAGATTTCAATTACGAAGAATTTGGCATCTCTCGTAAAGATGCAAAGAAAATGGATCCATTCATCCAATATGGTATCGCTGCTGGCTTTCAAGCCTTTAAAGATGCTGGATTGGAAGTAACAGAAGCCAATGCTACTCGAATTGGTGCAGCGATTGGTTCTGGTATTGGTGGGTTAGGCTTAATTCAGGACAACTGTGAGTCATTACTGCACGGTGGGCCTCGTAAGGTAAGTCCATTCTTCGTACCATCGACCATCATTAATATGGTGGCTGGTCATTTAAGCATTATGTACGGTTTCCGTGGTCCAAGTATTTCAATTGCAACTGCCTGTACATCAGGTGTGCATAATATTGGTCATGCAGCTCGTATGATTGCTTACGGTGACGCCGATGTAATGGTTGCAGGCGGCGCTGAAAAAGCGACTACACCACTTGGTGTGGCTGGTTTCGGTGCAGCGCGTGCATTATCGACTCGCAACGATGACCCGCAAGCGGCAAGTCGCCCATGGGATAAAGACCGTGATGGTTTTGTTCTGGGAGATGGCGCAGGTATCATTATTCTTGAAGAATATGAACATGCGAAAGCACGCGGTGCAAAAATTTATGCAGAAATTGCAGGTTTTGGGATGAGCAGTGATGCTTACCATATGACATCACCACCTGAAAATGGTGCGGGTGCAGCACTTGCAATGGAAAATGCACTAAATGACGCAGGAATCAAAGCGAGTGACGTGGGGTATATCAATGCTCACGGTACTTCAACTCCTGCAGGCGATTTAGCAGAAGCACAAGCAGTCGTTAATGTATTTGGTGAGGGCACAGATGTATTAGTCAGCTCAACTAAATCAATGACTGGGCACTTACTTGGTGCTGCAGGTGCTATTGAGTCAATCTTCACTATTTTGGCATTGTGCGATCAAATTGTTCCACCTACCATTAATTTGGATAACCCAGATGAAGCGTGCAAACTGGATTTTGTTCCAGGTGAAGCACGTAAAGTGGATAACATGGAGTATGCTCTGTGTAACTCGTTTGGTTTTGGTGGCACCAACGGTTCATTAATTTTCCGTCGTTATCACGGCGAATAA
- the rluC gene encoding 23S rRNA pseudouridine(955/2504/2580) synthase RluC, with amino-acid sequence MNTQNQVQFIDISDDEAGQRIDNFLLTKLKGVPKSMIYRIIRKGEVRVNKGRIKPEYKLVEGDQVRVPPVRVAERETAQVSAKLDKVAALANCILFEDDVLLVLNKPSGTAVHGGSGLSFGVIEGLRALRPEARFLELVHRLDRDTSGILLVAKKRSALRALHEQLRLKQMQKDYLALVRGNWQSHMKVVQAPLLKNILQSGERVVKVSSEGKPSETRFKVEERFDNATLIKASPVTGRTHQIRVHTLYAGHPIAFDDRYGDKQFDSQLAGTGLNRLFLHASALKFTHPKTGEEMRLQAPLDNQLNHCLKILRSRKAEK; translated from the coding sequence ATGAATACACAAAATCAAGTTCAATTTATTGACATCAGCGATGACGAAGCTGGGCAACGTATCGATAACTTTTTGCTCACTAAACTTAAAGGTGTACCAAAAAGTATGATTTATCGCATTATCCGCAAAGGGGAAGTGCGTGTTAACAAGGGGCGGATAAAGCCTGAGTATAAATTAGTCGAAGGGGACCAAGTCCGCGTTCCTCCCGTTAGGGTTGCTGAACGGGAAACTGCGCAGGTTTCAGCTAAACTGGATAAGGTCGCTGCATTAGCAAATTGCATTTTATTTGAAGATGACGTTCTCTTAGTTCTGAATAAACCATCTGGCACAGCCGTTCATGGTGGAAGTGGTTTAAGCTTTGGTGTTATCGAAGGCCTGAGAGCTTTGCGACCCGAAGCGCGTTTCCTTGAATTGGTTCATCGTCTTGATAGAGACACATCAGGTATTTTATTGGTGGCCAAAAAACGCTCAGCACTCCGAGCGCTACATGAACAACTGCGTTTGAAACAAATGCAAAAAGATTATTTAGCACTCGTAAGAGGTAATTGGCAGTCCCACATGAAAGTTGTTCAAGCTCCTTTACTGAAAAATATTCTACAAAGTGGTGAACGTGTCGTGAAAGTGAGCAGCGAAGGGAAGCCATCAGAGACACGCTTTAAAGTGGAAGAGCGTTTTGATAATGCAACTTTAATAAAAGCGAGCCCTGTCACAGGGCGTACGCATCAGATTCGTGTGCATACTCTCTATGCAGGGCATCCTATTGCATTTGATGACCGTTATGGTGATAAGCAATTTGATAGCCAACTGGCCGGAACAGGTTTAAACCGCTTATTTTTGCATGCGAGCGCACTGAAATTTACACACCCTAAAACGGGTGAAGAGATGCGTTTGCAAGCTCCATTAGATAACCAATTGAATCACTGCCTAAAAATATTACGTAGTCGTAAAGCAGAAAAGTAG
- the tmk gene encoding dTMP kinase — protein sequence MKNQFIVIEGLEGAGKTTAINTVVETLNQAGITDIVFTREPGGTPLAEKLRELIKQGIAGDKVTDKAELLMLYAARVQLVDTVIQPALAAGKWVVGDRHDLSSQAYQGGGREIDRHLMQSLRDLVLGDFKPSLTLYLDLPPELGLQRARSRGELDRIEKESLAFFERTRSRYLELAAGDETILTIDASQNIEQVQQDIRQTLTQWLVRA from the coding sequence ATGAAAAACCAATTTATTGTTATTGAAGGACTCGAAGGCGCTGGTAAAACAACTGCAATCAATACGGTTGTGGAAACGTTGAACCAAGCAGGGATCACAGATATTGTTTTTACCCGCGAGCCTGGTGGAACGCCATTGGCAGAGAAACTCCGTGAGCTGATAAAGCAAGGTATTGCAGGTGATAAAGTCACGGATAAGGCTGAATTGCTGATGTTATATGCAGCCCGTGTACAACTGGTTGATACGGTGATCCAACCTGCATTAGCGGCCGGCAAATGGGTGGTCGGTGACCGTCATGATTTATCTTCCCAAGCTTATCAGGGGGGGGGGCGTGAAATTGATCGTCATTTGATGCAATCATTACGTGACTTAGTGTTGGGCGATTTCAAACCTTCATTAACCTTATACCTTGATTTACCTCCTGAATTAGGTTTACAACGTGCAAGGTCACGGGGTGAGTTAGATAGAATTGAAAAAGAATCGTTAGCCTTTTTCGAAAGAACACGCAGCCGTTATCTTGAGCTGGCTGCGGGTGATGAAACGATACTCACTATTGATGCCAGCCAAAATATTGAGCAAGTACAGCAAGATATTCGCCAAACGTTGACGCAATGGTTAGTGCGTGCTTGA
- the mltG gene encoding endolytic transglycosylase MltG has product MKLAKKIILIAVTLAAIVAVAVYWQYRQVLDYAKTPINITQEKIFTVPAGTGRVVFEGLLIEDNILEKGNEFQWLLKLRPELAQLKAGTYRLQPGMNVEQLLQLIVSGKEAQFSIRFIEGNRLSDWGNILRDAPYLEHKTTNLTPTELHALIGFNGEGTLEGWLYPDTYLYTAGTTDAEILKRAYKRMQNSLDEEWKGRDRDLPYKNAYEMLIMASIIEKETGIDSERAQVASVFVNRLKKNMRLQTDPTVIYGLGEKYRGKIYRSDLDNYTPYNTYKIDGLPPTPIAMPSLASLKAAAHPAKTDYIFFVADGKGGHTFSRNLNDHNRAVKVYRQFEQQN; this is encoded by the coding sequence ATGAAATTAGCCAAAAAAATTATTCTAATTGCCGTTACCTTGGCTGCTATTGTCGCAGTCGCGGTCTATTGGCAATATCGTCAAGTACTGGACTATGCCAAAACGCCTATCAATATCACACAAGAAAAAATCTTCACAGTACCTGCGGGAACTGGGCGTGTCGTATTTGAAGGGTTACTTATAGAAGATAACATTCTTGAAAAAGGGAATGAATTTCAATGGTTACTCAAACTACGGCCTGAACTGGCTCAGCTAAAAGCAGGAACTTACCGCCTGCAACCGGGTATGAATGTGGAACAACTACTACAATTAATTGTAAGTGGTAAAGAAGCACAATTTTCGATCCGTTTTATTGAAGGTAACCGTTTAAGTGATTGGGGTAATATTTTACGTGATGCTCCTTACTTAGAGCATAAAACTACCAACTTAACCCCGACAGAACTGCACGCCCTGATTGGGTTTAACGGAGAAGGGACTTTAGAAGGGTGGCTATATCCTGATACCTATTTATACACAGCGGGGACAACAGACGCTGAAATTTTAAAACGTGCTTATAAACGTATGCAAAACAGCCTTGATGAAGAGTGGAAAGGGCGTGATAGGGATTTACCCTATAAGAATGCCTATGAAATGCTTATTATGGCTTCGATTATTGAAAAAGAAACTGGTATTGATAGTGAAAGAGCCCAGGTTGCATCCGTATTTGTTAACCGCTTAAAGAAAAATATGCGTCTGCAAACCGACCCAACCGTCATCTATGGGTTAGGTGAAAAGTATCGTGGTAAAATTTATCGTAGTGATTTAGATAATTACACACCATACAATACTTATAAGATTGATGGTTTGCCACCAACACCGATTGCAATGCCGAGCCTTGCATCGTTAAAGGCTGCCGCACATCCGGCTAAAACGGATTACATATTTTTTGTCGCAGATGGTAAAGGTGGGCATACTTTTAGTCGTAATTTAAACGACCACAATCGTGCCGTTAAAGTTTACCGCCAATTTGAACAGCAAAACTGA
- the yceD gene encoding 23S rRNA accumulation protein YceD, which translates to MQKVKLPLTIDAQRAAQKNLDYVGSYTSEQVTRIAESVVSVDSDVETELSFKIDNQRLTVIEGKSQVDVTLQCQRCRTDFKHHVYVSYCFSPVVNDEKAEALPELYEPIQIDEFGEIDLLGMIEDEIILSLPVVPVHDSEHCEVSEADMVYGELPPEAEKPNPFAVLASLKKST; encoded by the coding sequence ATGCAAAAGGTAAAATTACCCCTGACTATCGATGCGCAGCGTGCAGCTCAGAAAAACCTCGACTATGTTGGGAGTTATACATCTGAGCAAGTTACACGAATTGCCGAATCAGTAGTCAGTGTAGATAGTGATGTAGAAACCGAATTATCATTTAAAATTGATAATCAGCGTTTGACTGTCATCGAGGGGAAATCCCAAGTGGATGTCACCTTACAATGCCAACGTTGCAGAACTGATTTCAAACATCATGTCTACGTATCGTATTGTTTTAGTCCTGTCGTCAATGACGAAAAGGCCGAAGCATTACCGGAGCTCTATGAACCGATTCAAATTGATGAATTTGGTGAAATAGATTTGCTGGGAATGATAGAAGATGAAATAATTCTATCCTTACCAGTGGTTCCGGTTCATGATTCTGAACACTGTGAAGTGTCCGAAGCGGACATGGTGTATGGTGAACTGCCTCCTGAGGCAGAAAAACCAAACCCATTTGCCGTATTAGCCAGTTTAAAGAAAAGTACTTAA
- the plsX gene encoding phosphate acyltransferase PlsX: MANLTIALDAMGGDVGPRVTVPAALQALASNPALKLLLVGQPEAIQPLLAQQSAELISRVEIIPADGIIANDAKPSNAIRQSKGTSMRVALELVKTGQAQACVSAGNTGALMGLAKLMLKSIEGIERPALMTILPNQQKSQTVVLDLGANVNCSSDMLVQFAVMGSVMAEEVVNISKPRVALLNIGEEESKGLDNIREAASILKETTSINYIGYVEGNELLTGKTDVLVCDGFAGNVSLKTMEGVIRVILSLIKSTGDQHKKSSWFMQLAKKWLKKRLMKRFGDMNPDQYNGATLLGLKGIVIKSHGAANEGAFKAAIDRAVQAVEKQVPERITARLNIVLPRSDQ; the protein is encoded by the coding sequence TTGGCTAATCTAACCATCGCGTTAGATGCTATGGGCGGGGATGTTGGTCCCCGCGTCACGGTGCCTGCTGCATTGCAGGCACTGGCATCTAATCCAGCACTCAAATTACTGCTTGTCGGTCAACCCGAAGCCATTCAACCTTTGCTTGCACAACAAAGTGCTGAGCTAATTTCGCGCGTCGAAATTATTCCTGCTGACGGCATTATCGCAAACGATGCAAAACCATCAAACGCGATAAGGCAAAGCAAAGGAACGTCGATGCGAGTGGCTTTAGAGTTAGTGAAGACAGGGCAGGCACAAGCGTGCGTGAGTGCGGGGAATACGGGTGCGCTGATGGGCTTAGCGAAATTAATGCTAAAGTCTATAGAGGGGATTGAGCGCCCAGCGCTAATGACAATCCTACCTAATCAGCAAAAAAGTCAAACAGTAGTGCTAGATTTAGGCGCTAATGTTAACTGTAGTAGTGATATGCTAGTCCAATTTGCCGTAATGGGTTCCGTGATGGCTGAAGAAGTGGTTAACATTTCTAAACCGAGAGTTGCGTTACTGAATATTGGCGAAGAAGAGAGTAAAGGGTTGGATAATATCCGCGAAGCCGCCTCAATATTAAAAGAAACGACATCAATTAACTACATTGGTTATGTAGAAGGTAACGAGTTACTGACAGGTAAAACCGATGTGTTAGTGTGTGACGGCTTCGCAGGTAATGTCTCATTGAAGACGATGGAAGGTGTAATACGCGTCATCCTTTCATTGATAAAATCGACCGGCGATCAACATAAAAAAAGCAGTTGGTTTATGCAACTGGCGAAAAAATGGTTAAAAAAACGTTTAATGAAACGTTTTGGGGACATGAACCCCGACCAGTATAATGGTGCGACTCTGTTAGGATTAAAAGGTATTGTCATCAAGAGTCACGGTGCAGCGAATGAAGGCGCTTTTAAAGCGGCTATTGACCGCGCAGTACAAGCTGTTGAAAAACAAGTCCCAGAAAGAATAACAGCGCGACTAAATATTGTTTTACCCAGGAGTGATCAATAA
- the rpmF gene encoding 50S ribosomal protein L32: MAVQQNKPTRSKRGMRRSHDALTATLVSVDKTSGETHLRHHVTADGYYRGRKVINK; encoded by the coding sequence ATGGCCGTACAACAGAATAAACCAACTCGTTCAAAACGCGGTATGCGTCGTTCACATGATGCACTGACTGCTACCCTAGTTTCTGTAGATAAAACTTCCGGTGAAACTCACCTGCGTCACCATGTGACTGCAGATGGTTACTACCGTGGCCGTAAGGTTATCAACAAGTAA
- a CDS encoding beta-ketoacyl-ACP synthase III, which yields MYSKILGTGSYLPAQVRTNADLEKMVDTSDEWIVTRTGIHERRIANEEESVSVMGFHAAKNALDMAQVDATDIGLIIVATTSATHAFPSAACQIQQMLGIQDCAAFDVAAACAGFTYAISIADQFVKTGMTKKALVIGADALSKTLDPEDRGTIILFGDAAGAVVIGESEEPGIISTHLHADGRYGDLLTLPNRSRCSEDPAYLTMTGNEVFKVAVRELAHIVDETLAQSGIAKEELDWLVPHQANLRIISATAKKLDMTMDKVVVTLDRHGNTSAASVPTALDEAVRDGRIQRGQLVLLEAFGGGFTWGSALVRF from the coding sequence ATGTACAGTAAAATCTTAGGAACAGGCAGCTACTTACCAGCACAAGTACGTACCAATGCTGATCTGGAAAAAATGGTTGATACTTCTGATGAGTGGATTGTGACACGCACTGGCATACATGAAAGAAGAATTGCTAACGAAGAAGAAAGTGTTTCAGTGATGGGTTTTCATGCGGCCAAAAATGCGTTGGACATGGCACAAGTCGATGCAACAGACATTGGTTTGATTATCGTCGCAACCACATCAGCAACTCACGCTTTCCCTAGTGCAGCTTGCCAAATCCAACAAATGCTTGGTATCCAAGATTGTGCGGCATTTGATGTTGCAGCTGCATGTGCAGGTTTTACTTATGCGATTAGTATTGCTGATCAATTCGTTAAAACGGGCATGACTAAAAAAGCATTAGTTATTGGTGCAGATGCATTATCTAAAACATTAGATCCCGAAGACCGTGGCACAATTATTTTATTTGGCGATGCGGCAGGGGCTGTGGTTATTGGCGAATCTGAAGAGCCGGGTATCATTTCGACGCATTTACATGCAGATGGCCGTTATGGTGATTTACTCACATTACCTAATCGTAGCCGTTGCTCTGAAGACCCTGCCTATTTGACCATGACAGGTAATGAAGTCTTTAAAGTTGCAGTGCGTGAATTAGCGCATATTGTTGATGAAACATTAGCACAGAGCGGCATTGCCAAAGAAGAACTTGATTGGCTAGTTCCACATCAAGCAAATTTAAGAATTATTTCTGCGACGGCGAAAAAATTAGATATGACGATGGATAAAGTTGTTGTCACATTAGACCGTCACGGTAATACTTCTGCAGCATCAGTTCCTACAGCGTTGGATGAAGCGGTGCGTGATGGCCGTATTCAGCGTGGTCAACTTGTGCTTTTAGAAGCCTTTGGTGGTGGTTTCACTTGGGGCTCTGCATTGGTTCGTTTTTAA
- the fabG gene encoding 3-oxoacyl-ACP reductase FabG, which produces MSFEGKIALVTGASRGIGKAIALTLIARGATVIGTATSEKGAEAITAYLDGKGKGLALNVTDAASIEETLTKIREEFGEIDILINNAGITRDNLLMRMKEDEWQDIIDTNLSSVYRLSKSVLRAMMKKRCGRIISIASVVGVMGNAGQTNYAAAKAGLIGFSKSLAREVASRGITVNVVAPGFIETDMTKALTDEQRAGILSQVPADRLGDAQEIASAVAFLASDEAAYITGETLHVNGGMYMI; this is translated from the coding sequence ATGAGCTTTGAAGGAAAAATTGCACTGGTAACAGGCGCGAGTCGTGGAATTGGTAAAGCGATTGCTTTAACATTAATTGCTCGTGGTGCTACTGTTATCGGGACAGCAACCAGCGAAAAAGGCGCAGAAGCCATTACCGCTTATCTTGATGGCAAAGGTAAAGGTTTAGCATTAAACGTGACTGATGCAGCATCAATCGAAGAAACTTTGACCAAAATCCGCGAAGAATTTGGTGAAATTGATATTTTGATTAATAATGCAGGTATCACTCGTGATAACCTATTGATGCGTATGAAAGAAGATGAATGGCAAGATATTATTGACACCAATCTTTCATCCGTTTACCGTTTGTCTAAATCCGTTTTGCGTGCCATGATGAAAAAACGTTGTGGACGTATTATTTCAATTGCATCCGTTGTCGGTGTGATGGGAAATGCGGGGCAAACTAACTATGCAGCAGCGAAAGCAGGGTTAATTGGTTTTAGCAAATCATTGGCTCGTGAAGTCGCTTCTCGTGGTATTACTGTCAACGTCGTTGCACCTGGTTTTATCGAAACTGATATGACTAAAGCATTGACAGATGAACAGCGTGCAGGCATTTTATCTCAGGTTCCTGCGGATAGACTGGGTGATGCACAAGAAATTGCCAGTGCTGTAGCGTTTTTAGCTTCTGATGAAGCTGCTTACATCACAGGTGAAACATTGCATGTCAATGGTGGCATGTACATGATCTAA
- the fabD gene encoding ACP S-malonyltransferase has protein sequence MTQFAMVFPGQGSQSLGMLAALAEENQLVEQTFAEASEALGYDLWALVQNGPEEELNKTWQTQPALLAASVAIFRVWKDKNGAMPTMMAGHSLGEYSALVCAGVIDFKQAIKLVELRGKLMQEAVPEGTGAMYAIIGLDNESIEKACQEAAQGQVVSPVNFNSPGQVVIAGEKAAVERAGIACKEAGAKRALPLSVSVPSHCALMKPAADKLAEALEKIDFCEPDYPVINNVDVKIEKSAQNIRDALVRQLYNPVRWTETVELMADQGVEHLIEVGPGKVLTGLTKRIVSNLTAVAVNDPVSLSTALENS, from the coding sequence ATGACACAATTTGCTATGGTATTTCCCGGACAGGGTTCTCAGTCTTTAGGTATGTTAGCGGCACTAGCTGAAGAAAATCAGCTGGTTGAGCAAACATTCGCTGAAGCATCGGAAGCATTGGGTTACGATCTCTGGGCGTTAGTGCAAAATGGGCCAGAAGAAGAATTAAACAAAACATGGCAAACACAGCCTGCGTTATTGGCAGCTTCTGTGGCTATTTTCCGTGTTTGGAAAGACAAAAATGGCGCAATGCCAACGATGATGGCGGGTCACAGCCTTGGTGAGTATTCTGCTTTAGTTTGTGCGGGTGTTATCGACTTCAAACAAGCGATTAAACTGGTTGAATTGCGCGGAAAACTCATGCAAGAAGCCGTTCCTGAAGGAACTGGTGCGATGTATGCCATTATTGGTTTAGATAATGAATCAATTGAAAAAGCTTGCCAAGAAGCCGCTCAAGGCCAAGTGGTTTCACCAGTTAATTTTAATTCACCAGGCCAAGTCGTCATTGCGGGTGAAAAAGCGGCAGTCGAACGTGCGGGTATCGCATGTAAAGAAGCGGGTGCAAAACGCGCATTACCATTATCTGTTAGCGTCCCTTCTCATTGTGCATTAATGAAGCCAGCTGCTGATAAATTAGCCGAAGCGTTAGAAAAAATTGATTTTTGTGAGCCAGACTATCCAGTTATTAACAATGTTGATGTTAAAATTGAGAAATCGGCACAAAATATTCGTGATGCTTTAGTCCGTCAACTGTATAATCCAGTACGCTGGACTGAAACAGTAGAATTAATGGCAGATCAAGGTGTTGAACATCTTATTGAAGTAGGTCCAGGGAAAGTATTGACTGGTCTTACCAAGCGAATTGTCTCTAATTTAACTGCCGTCGCAGTCAATGATCCTGTATCATTAAGCACTGCTTTAGAAAATAGCTGA
- the acpP gene encoding acyl carrier protein gives MSTIEERVKKIIVEQLGVKEEEVVNTASFVDDLGADSLDTVELVMALEEEFDCEIPDEEAEKITTVQAAIDYVENASK, from the coding sequence ATGAGCACTATCGAAGAACGCGTTAAGAAAATCATCGTTGAACAACTGGGTGTTAAAGAGGAAGAAGTTGTAAATACAGCTTCATTTGTTGATGACTTGGGCGCTGATTCTCTTGACACAGTTGAGCTAGTTATGGCTCTGGAAGAAGAGTTCGATTGCGAAATCCCTGACGAAGAAGCTGAAAAGATCACAACAGTACAGGCTGCGATTGACTACGTCGAGAACGCATCTAAATAA
- the pabC gene encoding aminodeoxychorismate lyase produces MSYWVDGQLCQQISVTDRAVSFGDGCFTTIHGVNQQAKMLNEHIARLKHDSQRLKIAQPDWERLAEHLKQVCAEQTQDEFVVKVIISRGAGGRGYSSKGFTSPTVIVSVSPFPNNYVQLQCKGANLVLSQIPLARNPLLAGMKHLNRLEQVLIKQEVDELNADEAIVLDTDGIIVECCSANVFWRIGQTVYTPVLSHSGVNGLMRQKIISLLQDSQYHLQQVERFANVLTHCDEVVICNALMPVLPVQSIQMDKQLPPLQFASRELFEYLFLRCKI; encoded by the coding sequence ATGTCATATTGGGTTGATGGGCAGCTTTGCCAGCAAATAAGTGTTACTGATCGCGCAGTCTCTTTTGGGGACGGCTGCTTTACGACCATACATGGCGTTAATCAGCAAGCTAAAATGTTAAATGAGCATATTGCTCGGTTAAAGCACGATAGCCAAAGATTGAAAATTGCTCAGCCAGATTGGGAAAGGTTGGCAGAGCATCTAAAGCAGGTTTGTGCAGAACAGACTCAAGACGAATTTGTGGTCAAAGTGATTATTAGTCGCGGTGCTGGTGGTAGAGGATATAGCTCTAAAGGTTTTACCTCGCCGACGGTGATAGTCAGCGTTTCTCCCTTCCCGAATAATTATGTCCAATTACAGTGCAAAGGGGCTAACCTCGTTCTTAGCCAAATTCCATTGGCTCGTAACCCATTGCTAGCAGGGATGAAACACCTCAACCGCTTAGAACAAGTCCTTATTAAGCAAGAGGTTGATGAACTTAATGCAGATGAAGCTATTGTGCTAGACACCGACGGTATTATTGTTGAATGCTGTAGTGCTAATGTTTTCTGGCGAATTGGTCAAACAGTGTATACCCCAGTTTTATCTCATAGTGGTGTGAATGGATTAATGAGACAAAAGATAATATCACTGTTACAAGATAGCCAGTACCATCTTCAACAGGTGGAACGCTTTGCTAACGTCTTAACTCATTGTGATGAAGTGGTTATTTGTAATGCGCTGATGCCAGTTTTACCGGTACAAAGTATTCAAATGGATAAACAACTTCCACCATTACAATTTGCGTCTCGTGAGCTGTTTGAGTATCTATTTTTGCGTTGCAAAATTTAG
- a CDS encoding Maf family protein: MKSIILASTSPYRQALLKKLGLPFLAVAPNIDESPILNESAQALVMRLSHEKANALFAKYPQHLIIGSDQVCVIGNKIMGKPHNFDNAFQQLKSASGNKVTFYTGLCLLDTETGKFNVECELFHVHFRSLSDAEITNYLLKDEPYQCAGSFKSEGLGISLFERLEGRDPNTLVGLPLILLLEMLRQHQVSPLFDN; encoded by the coding sequence ATGAAATCGATTATTTTGGCGTCAACTTCACCATACCGGCAAGCCCTACTAAAAAAACTGGGATTGCCTTTTTTAGCAGTGGCTCCCAATATTGATGAATCGCCCATATTGAATGAGTCCGCTCAGGCTTTAGTCATGCGTTTATCTCATGAAAAGGCCAACGCACTCTTTGCTAAATACCCTCAGCACCTGATTATTGGTTCTGACCAAGTCTGTGTAATTGGAAATAAAATTATGGGCAAACCGCATAATTTTGATAATGCCTTTCAACAGCTTAAATCTGCGTCAGGCAATAAGGTCACTTTTTATACTGGCCTATGTTTACTCGATACTGAAACAGGTAAGTTTAATGTCGAGTGTGAATTGTTTCACGTTCATTTTAGATCACTATCTGACGCCGAAATAACTAATTACTTACTTAAAGATGAGCCTTATCAATGTGCTGGAAGTTTTAAATCAGAGGGATTAGGGATTAGCTTATTTGAACGTTTGGAAGGGCGTGACCCCAATACGTTAGTGGGGCTTCCACTTATTCTATTACTTGAAATGTTACGACAACACCAAGTTAGCCCATTGTTTGATAATTAA